In Streptomyces durocortorensis, a genomic segment contains:
- a CDS encoding SMI1/KNR4 family protein translates to MAGVAEAERRLRIRLPSDYIAFIETYGAGGIGGDSLWIPPPYRAAGGDSVVAMAELFWEQAPEFYSRWLPAEVGADMLLRWGFIEDGTHLFWLMTGNDSDAWPIADLDEDGGPLTVHEDGFAAYVRRWCTPASGLTEEAMQFMHWREYDHLLDQGLDPSTGLPWDI, encoded by the coding sequence GTGGCCGGAGTAGCAGAAGCTGAACGGCGGCTCAGGATACGGCTGCCCTCGGACTACATCGCCTTCATAGAGACCTACGGGGCTGGCGGGATCGGCGGAGACTCGCTGTGGATACCCCCGCCGTACCGCGCAGCCGGAGGCGACAGTGTGGTCGCCATGGCCGAACTCTTCTGGGAACAGGCCCCCGAGTTCTACTCCCGTTGGCTGCCCGCCGAAGTAGGCGCCGACATGCTGCTTCGGTGGGGTTTCATAGAGGACGGCACCCACCTGTTCTGGCTGATGACAGGCAACGACAGTGACGCCTGGCCCATCGCCGACCTCGACGAGGACGGCGGCCCCCTCACTGTCCACGAAGACGGGTTCGCCGCCTACGTGCGACGTTGGTGCACCCCTGCCTCCGGCCTCACCGAGGAAGCGATGCAGTTCATGCATTGGCGCGAATACGACCACCTCTTGGACCAGGGCCTCGACCCCTCTACAGGCCTCCCCTGGGATATCTGA